The following proteins come from a genomic window of Vallitaleaceae bacterium 9-2:
- a CDS encoding ABC transporter ATP-binding protein, producing the protein MIIKVNNLVKRYGDLVALDHLSFDVKEGEIFGLLGPNGSGKTTAINCILSLLSYDKGEIEVFGEQMTPRNYKAKRDIGVVMQNVAVFNELTVRENVDYFCGLYVPNKKEKKKLVDEAIAFVGLEKYEKFVPKKLSGGLLRRLNIACGIAHKPKIIFLDEPTVAVDPQSRNKILEGIKELNKKGATIIYTSHYMEEVEQICSRIMILDKGKAIASGSKETLKAMIDVGEKISIELYDLLDEHLQSFRELPNVASVSYEESLLTIHSYKAANNLEHILEHIRTSNMAFGKIYSEKPTLNDVFLELTGKELRD; encoded by the coding sequence ATGATTATTAAAGTTAATAATTTAGTTAAACGGTATGGCGATTTGGTTGCTCTTGACCATTTGTCATTTGATGTTAAAGAAGGAGAAATCTTTGGATTGTTGGGACCAAATGGTTCAGGTAAAACCACTGCAATCAATTGCATACTCTCTTTGCTATCCTATGATAAAGGAGAGATAGAAGTTTTTGGAGAACAGATGACACCTAGAAACTATAAAGCAAAAAGAGATATTGGTGTTGTGATGCAAAATGTGGCAGTGTTTAATGAGCTGACAGTACGTGAGAATGTCGATTATTTTTGTGGTCTGTATGTACCCAATAAAAAGGAAAAGAAAAAACTGGTAGATGAAGCGATTGCTTTTGTTGGATTGGAAAAATATGAAAAATTTGTTCCGAAAAAACTTAGTGGAGGCTTGCTTCGACGGTTGAACATTGCATGTGGCATTGCCCATAAGCCAAAAATAATTTTTTTAGATGAACCTACAGTAGCTGTTGATCCCCAAAGTCGTAACAAAATTTTAGAAGGCATTAAAGAATTGAATAAAAAAGGTGCAACGATTATTTATACATCCCATTATATGGAAGAAGTCGAGCAGATTTGTTCACGGATTATGATTTTAGATAAGGGCAAAGCGATCGCATCGGGAAGCAAAGAAACGTTAAAAGCAATGATTGATGTTGGAGAAAAAATCTCGATCGAACTCTATGATTTATTGGATGAACATCTTCAAAGTTTTCGTGAGTTGCCAAATGTTGCCTCCGTCAGCTATGAAGAAAGTTTGTTGACGATTCATTCTTATAAAGCGGCAAATAATTTGGAACATATCTTAGAACATATTCGTACGTCGAACATGGCATTTGGAAAAATATATTCGGAAAAGCCGACACTAAATGATGTTTTCTTGGAATTAACCGGTAAAGAGTTAAGGGATTAG
- a CDS encoding histidine kinase: MHILDIIDKLILFLLSLTIYIQILGTTDILSLLIIVLAALTCAALLAYTNKAFFHHSIIFAYFLFCLWSPAALFFLPVIVYTWFFSYSHWLHLLTLILLSTAYPPYGLVTFFVLCSMTLVTALIKYRTYTISNQTIRYRSLEDHARELNYTLKHQHQELLKSQDSEIYHATLNERHRIAREIHDHVGHVLSRALLQIGAILAINKDTTLTEHLNALRVTLNQGMDNIRSSVHDLHDTSIDIEASIRKIIADFTFCPIHMDIHITSPMHQAIKFAVIAIVKESLNNIIKHSTATQVTLRLREHYAFYQLVISDNGHVTDVDLDQGIGLRNILERIEKLGGHLNIDTDNGFQLFITLPREEPTTHD; encoded by the coding sequence ATGCATATATTAGATATTATTGATAAACTCATCTTATTTTTATTAAGTCTAACCATATATATACAAATTCTTGGAACAACCGATATACTATCCCTGCTTATTATTGTACTTGCCGCTTTGACTTGTGCCGCTTTATTAGCCTATACAAACAAAGCGTTTTTTCATCATTCAATTATTTTTGCATATTTTCTTTTTTGTTTGTGGTCACCTGCCGCCCTATTTTTTTTACCGGTTATCGTCTATACTTGGTTTTTTTCATATTCACATTGGCTTCATCTACTGACACTTATCCTTTTATCCACAGCCTATCCGCCGTATGGTCTTGTAACATTTTTTGTTTTATGTTCTATGACCCTTGTCACAGCTCTTATCAAATACCGTACATATACAATCTCTAATCAAACCATCCGCTATCGTAGCCTTGAAGATCACGCACGTGAGTTAAACTATACGTTAAAGCATCAGCATCAGGAACTTCTAAAAAGCCAAGATAGTGAAATCTATCATGCAACGTTAAACGAACGCCATCGTATTGCACGTGAGATACATGACCATGTAGGACATGTTCTTTCAAGAGCATTGCTTCAAATCGGAGCTATACTCGCGATCAATAAAGACACCACCTTAACCGAGCACTTAAACGCTTTACGAGTTACCCTTAATCAAGGTATGGATAACATTCGTTCAAGTGTCCATGATCTTCATGATACTTCAATTGATATTGAAGCATCTATTCGTAAAATCATCGCTGACTTTACTTTTTGTCCGATTCACATGGATATCCACATCACTAGCCCAATGCATCAAGCCATTAAGTTTGCTGTGATAGCAATTGTAAAAGAGAGTCTTAACAATATCATAAAACATAGCACTGCAACTCAAGTCACTCTACGCTTACGTGAACACTACGCTTTTTATCAATTGGTAATCTCAGACAATGGACACGTGACAGATGTTGACCTTGATCAAGGCATTGGCCTACGAAATATTCTTGAACGTATCGAAAAACTTGGTGGACATCTGAATATCGATACCGATAATGGCTTTCAACTTTTTATCACCCTACCTCGAGAGGAGCCCACAACACATGATTAA
- a CDS encoding response regulator transcription factor, with protein MKLLIIDDDKLVASSLQTILSQSPDIDVIALGHSGEDAINLYHEHLIDVILMDIRMENMNGLDAGSKILSEDINAKILYLTTFLDDEYIIKALHIGAKGYLLKQNFDSIIPAIQAVATGQRVFGEAVADKLPDLLQQKSPRTFSDLGLSDKEIQIMTCVADGLSNKEIGATLFLSEGTVRNYISSILDRLQLRDRTQLAIFYYRNQ; from the coding sequence ATTAAGCTACTTATTATTGATGACGATAAACTCGTCGCTTCATCCCTACAAACTATACTCAGTCAAAGCCCTGATATTGATGTCATTGCTCTTGGACACAGTGGTGAGGATGCGATTAATCTATATCATGAACATCTTATTGATGTCATCTTAATGGATATCCGTATGGAAAACATGAATGGTCTTGATGCCGGTTCAAAAATTTTATCAGAAGACATCAATGCAAAGATTCTTTATCTAACAACATTCCTTGATGATGAATATATTATCAAAGCTCTGCACATAGGGGCAAAAGGTTACCTTCTTAAACAAAATTTTGATAGTATTATCCCTGCTATTCAAGCCGTAGCAACAGGACAGCGTGTCTTTGGTGAAGCTGTCGCCGATAAGCTGCCTGACCTTTTACAACAAAAAAGCCCAAGAACATTTTCTGACTTAGGCTTATCTGACAAAGAAATACAAATAATGACATGTGTTGCCGATGGGCTCTCCAATAAAGAAATTGGCGCTACGCTATTTTTGAGCGAAGGAACGGTTCGTAATTATATCAGTAGTATTTTAGATCGTCTACAACTGCGCGACCGGACACAGTTAGCCATTTTTTATTATCGAAATCAATAG
- a CDS encoding DUF1328 domain-containing protein, with amino-acid sequence MLKWALFFLIISFIAGIFGFRGVASTAKSVAKILFFIAIVLLILTLLFGKALF; translated from the coding sequence ATGTTAAAGTGGGCTCTATTTTTTTTAATCATATCATTTATTGCTGGAATATTTGGATTTAGAGGCGTTGCTTCAACAGCAAAGTCAGTGGCTAAGATTCTCTTTTTCATTGCAATTGTTTTACTCATTCTGACATTACTTTTTGGAAAAGCCTTGTTTTAA
- a CDS encoding BCCT family transporter yields the protein MNEEKKKELASAKHLAKKLQKAEREARKRAIKNRKPFKGLQIRPTVSLFDEAGRQEPGENNWEGYGFDIHPQVTMFSALILVLFIAGTLLFPGQAEDLFNSALAHITKNAGWFMIAAANIIVVAALFFAFGRYGNLKIGGAEAQPEFTKFAWYAMLLSAGMGIGLLFWSVAEPISHLNKPSPMFGGLGAGTPEAAQAAMATTFFHWGIHPWAIYSVVALGLAFFAYNRGLPLTIRSVFYPIIGNKIYGFWGNLIDVLSVLATLTGLATSLGLGVSQVNAGLNHLFGIEISIPIQVGLIIGITALATTSVVMGLDGGVKRLSEINMILAGVFLIFILIAGPTVYIMSGFTQNIGYYVSNFIEMSLWTETFRDTNWQGGWTIFYWAWWISWSPFVGMFIARISKGRTVREFILGVMLIPSLLSFFWMSVFGGSAIFQETNGIADIISAVKVDASIALFAMVDALPFSSILSLVGVILVTVFFVTSSDSGSLVVDHLTSGGKLDSPVPQRVFWAVMEGVVAATLLIGGGLTALQTASIITGLPFAIILLMMVYSLNAGLKQEFEIEEVVRRKVREVREDHIINEVINSVVHDHALIDREEEVVNSKSSKKSEKNKKE from the coding sequence ATGAACGAAGAAAAGAAGAAAGAATTAGCATCTGCAAAACATTTGGCAAAAAAGCTACAAAAGGCCGAACGGGAAGCTCGTAAGCGAGCGATTAAAAATCGAAAGCCATTTAAAGGATTGCAGATTCGTCCAACAGTATCATTGTTTGATGAAGCTGGCCGACAAGAACCAGGTGAAAATAATTGGGAAGGCTATGGGTTTGACATCCATCCTCAAGTGACCATGTTTTCTGCGCTTATTCTCGTTCTTTTCATTGCGGGAACATTATTATTTCCAGGGCAAGCTGAAGATTTGTTTAATTCAGCATTAGCTCATATTACAAAAAATGCAGGTTGGTTTATGATTGCAGCGGCCAATATTATTGTCGTTGCGGCGTTGTTTTTTGCCTTTGGGCGATATGGAAATTTAAAGATTGGTGGTGCAGAGGCACAACCTGAATTTACTAAGTTTGCTTGGTATGCAATGCTTCTTAGTGCCGGAATGGGGATTGGGCTATTGTTTTGGAGTGTAGCCGAACCGATTTCACATTTGAATAAACCTTCTCCGATGTTTGGAGGATTGGGAGCAGGTACACCGGAAGCGGCTCAAGCAGCTATGGCAACAACCTTTTTCCATTGGGGAATACATCCATGGGCAATTTATTCAGTGGTTGCTTTAGGATTAGCTTTCTTTGCGTATAATAGGGGACTCCCGCTCACGATTCGATCAGTATTTTATCCGATTATCGGTAATAAAATCTATGGGTTTTGGGGAAATCTTATTGATGTACTTTCAGTGCTTGCAACTTTAACCGGTTTAGCAACATCTTTGGGATTAGGTGTATCCCAGGTGAATGCAGGATTAAATCATCTATTTGGTATAGAGATTAGTATTCCGATTCAAGTGGGACTGATTATAGGAATCACAGCATTGGCAACGACCTCTGTTGTTATGGGGCTTGATGGAGGCGTCAAACGTCTCAGTGAAATCAATATGATATTAGCAGGTGTGTTTTTGATATTTATTTTGATTGCAGGTCCAACGGTCTACATCATGAGTGGATTTACTCAAAATATTGGATATTATGTTTCCAACTTTATTGAGATGAGCTTATGGACAGAGACCTTTCGCGATACGAACTGGCAAGGGGGATGGACAATATTTTATTGGGCATGGTGGATCTCATGGTCACCTTTTGTCGGAATGTTCATTGCGAGAATATCGAAAGGAAGAACTGTGCGAGAGTTTATTCTAGGTGTTATGTTAATACCGTCACTGCTGTCTTTCTTTTGGATGTCAGTATTTGGAGGTTCAGCTATATTTCAAGAGACAAATGGTATAGCCGATATAATATCAGCTGTTAAAGTTGATGCATCCATAGCACTTTTTGCAATGGTGGATGCGCTGCCCTTTAGTAGTATTTTATCTTTGGTAGGCGTTATTTTAGTAACGGTATTTTTCGTAACATCATCAGATTCAGGCTCCTTGGTTGTCGATCACTTGACATCGGGTGGAAAGCTGGATTCTCCTGTGCCACAACGTGTTTTTTGGGCAGTAATGGAAGGTGTGGTTGCTGCGACGTTGCTTATTGGTGGCGGATTGACTGCACTGCAGACGGCCTCTATCATTACAGGGCTTCCCTTTGCAATTATACTATTGATGATGGTATATTCACTTAATGCAGGACTTAAACAAGAATTTGAGATTGAAGAAGTGGTGCGCAGAAAAGTAAGAGAAGTTCGTGAAGACCATATTATTAATGAGGTTATCAATTCTGTCGTCCATGATCATGCATTGATAGATCGAGAAGAAGAAGTTGTTAATTCAAAAAGCAGCAAAAAAAGTGAAAAAAATAAAAAGGAATAA
- a CDS encoding cob(I)yrinic acid a,c-diamide adenosyltransferase, with product MKIYTKAGDKGYTSNVKGEKLWKGSLWIELQGHVDELNAHIGHLRSLNQRVTKQKDIDDILEWIQYCLFRIGSDVSLQFQASYITDTMIERLEKAIDSYTEKTGELHSFIHFSGNEAATYAQVTRSVTRRCERVFAKVIHELDFTLDYQYVNRLSDYFFQLARYLNHVNGDSEEAMVVRD from the coding sequence ATGAAAATATATACAAAAGCCGGAGACAAGGGATATACAAGTAATGTTAAGGGTGAAAAGCTGTGGAAAGGTAGTCTATGGATTGAGTTGCAAGGACATGTCGATGAGCTTAATGCTCATATTGGGCATCTGCGAAGCCTCAATCAACGCGTAACAAAACAAAAAGATATTGATGACATCTTGGAATGGATTCAATATTGTCTGTTTCGAATCGGCAGTGATGTTTCACTGCAATTTCAAGCAAGTTATATTACAGATACAATGATCGAACGCCTAGAAAAAGCCATTGATTCATATACTGAAAAAACAGGTGAATTACATAGTTTTATTCATTTTAGTGGTAATGAGGCGGCAACCTATGCTCAAGTGACGCGCAGTGTAACAAGACGCTGTGAGCGCGTATTTGCAAAAGTAATTCATGAATTGGACTTTACACTAGACTATCAATATGTAAATCGTTTATCAGACTATTTTTTCCAGTTAGCACGATATCTTAATCATGTTAATGGTGACTCAGAAGAAGCTATGGTGGTTAGAGATTAG
- a CDS encoding ABC transporter ATP-binding protein, translating into MSLIEIKGLRKSFGTKDVLKGIDLSIGKGEVIGYIGPNGAGKSTTVKIMLGLIEAFEGEVYLFGENIRKTDASYKRRIGYVPEAGEIYDTLTGYEYLSFIGELYALNKDVVEERIMRLMQLFSLEDVVHSRISSYSKGMRQKILIIASIIHNPDILFLDEPIAGLDANSVMVFKELLHQLAQRGKTVFYSSHMMDVVEKISDRIVLIDQGVIAADGAFETLSATSHYASLEELFNKVTGADNHELIATAIIETITEESSGKSSGEELWNS; encoded by the coding sequence ATGAGTTTAATTGAGATTAAGGGATTGAGAAAATCCTTTGGTACAAAAGATGTGTTAAAAGGAATTGATTTGTCTATTGGAAAAGGCGAAGTCATAGGATATATTGGACCCAATGGTGCAGGAAAGAGCACAACAGTTAAAATCATGTTAGGTTTAATTGAAGCTTTTGAAGGAGAGGTGTACTTATTTGGAGAGAATATTCGAAAAACAGATGCTTCTTATAAGCGGCGCATTGGTTATGTACCGGAAGCAGGAGAGATTTACGATACATTGACAGGTTATGAGTATTTGAGTTTTATTGGGGAGCTCTATGCTTTGAACAAAGACGTGGTTGAAGAACGTATTATGCGCCTGATGCAATTATTTAGCTTAGAGGATGTGGTTCACTCACGTATATCATCATATTCAAAAGGAATGCGGCAAAAAATTCTGATTATTGCAAGTATCATCCATAATCCGGATATCTTATTTTTGGATGAGCCTATTGCAGGTCTTGATGCGAATAGTGTGATGGTTTTTAAAGAATTACTCCATCAATTAGCACAGCGCGGCAAAACGGTTTTTTACTCGTCGCATATGATGGATGTTGTTGAGAAAATCAGTGACCGTATTGTATTGATTGATCAAGGTGTTATTGCAGCAGATGGTGCTTTTGAGACATTAAGTGCAACAAGTCATTATGCTTCTCTTGAGGAGTTGTTTAACAAAGTAACAGGCGCTGACAATCATGAGTTGATTGCAACTGCAATTATTGAAACAATAACTGAAGAATCAAGTGGGAAATCAAGTGGGGAAGAACTATGGAACAGTTAA
- a CDS encoding LURP-one-related family protein — MKKLFIQQKVFKITDQYSVMDENQNPVYYVDQDFKLIGNTVHVKDLSGREIFVVDKEILAFLPRYVVRFSDGRQVALKSRFTFFKKQIDVEANGLKLELEGDFFDFQFSIYESGKKIGSITREFLTWGDTYVLNIIDETREVFVLALMIAVDCIKDSEKNN, encoded by the coding sequence ATGAAGAAGTTATTTATTCAACAAAAAGTTTTTAAAATAACAGACCAATACTCGGTGATGGATGAAAACCAAAATCCGGTTTATTATGTTGATCAAGATTTTAAGTTGATTGGCAATACAGTTCATGTTAAAGATTTGAGTGGCAGGGAAATTTTTGTTGTGGATAAAGAGATATTGGCTTTCTTACCAAGATATGTTGTACGATTTTCAGATGGACGTCAAGTTGCATTAAAAAGTCGTTTTACATTTTTTAAAAAGCAGATTGATGTTGAAGCGAACGGGCTTAAGCTTGAACTGGAAGGTGATTTTTTTGACTTTCAATTTTCAATTTATGAAAGTGGAAAAAAAATCGGATCTATAACCCGGGAATTTCTTACATGGGGAGATACATATGTCTTAAATATCATCGATGAGACGAGGGAAGTTTTTGTCCTTGCATTGATGATTGCAGTTGACTGCATCAAAGATTCTGAAAAAAATAACTAG
- a CDS encoding S-layer homology domain-containing protein produces MNTLKGTAYVLTCLIMLSFFTPIYGARSTDVNTSDWFYDAVERLSEDDRGIIVGYPDGTFRPEMRLARDQFITMVVRALGEEPGNSEGYWAQNYIDKAMELGILKAEDFDSYLGPVNFKQVITREEMCMIIIRAVERLEGEQTFTDLTQVLQVVTDSEDFSFKYNKDIMKTYKLGIITGYPDHTFKPQGVLTRAEASTVVVRLIDPDTRPTFDYEEQYNEQYSGIESHLLGGANWVDPVAAGVRESAEEDWKLLTSDITYAPSQKDFDFDMIGNMSSLDKVMGAFMYDENGPLEGHIESFERLLQRRMPQDQVDIVMEYLAQKTDKYTYLKHDEAFFYLDNDRYLVRLHEIVTFEGTQYEQAIAVNFNIWYRDQNFIDTYEKNITQIMPYTDVVIYR; encoded by the coding sequence ATGAATACGTTAAAAGGAACGGCTTATGTCTTGACATGTTTAATCATGTTGTCTTTTTTTACCCCCATTTATGGAGCAAGAAGTACGGATGTGAATACCAGTGACTGGTTTTATGATGCAGTTGAACGCTTGAGTGAAGATGACCGAGGGATTATTGTCGGTTATCCAGACGGAACCTTTCGTCCCGAGATGAGATTGGCACGTGACCAGTTTATTACCATGGTGGTGCGTGCACTAGGAGAAGAACCAGGTAATAGCGAAGGCTACTGGGCACAGAACTATATCGATAAGGCGATGGAGCTTGGAATACTCAAAGCAGAAGACTTTGATTCTTATTTGGGACCGGTGAATTTCAAACAAGTGATCACACGAGAAGAGATGTGTATGATTATTATACGTGCTGTAGAACGCCTAGAAGGTGAACAAACCTTCACCGACTTGACACAGGTGCTCCAAGTGGTCACAGACTCTGAAGATTTTTCTTTTAAATACAACAAAGATATTATGAAAACGTACAAGCTAGGAATCATCACAGGTTATCCTGACCATACCTTTAAACCACAAGGGGTATTAACAAGGGCAGAAGCCAGTACAGTAGTAGTACGCTTAATTGACCCAGACACACGTCCTACATTTGATTATGAAGAACAGTACAACGAACAATACTCAGGCATAGAATCTCATCTTCTAGGAGGCGCCAACTGGGTAGATCCTGTAGCAGCAGGAGTACGAGAAAGTGCAGAAGAAGATTGGAAGTTGCTTACGAGTGATATTACTTATGCTCCGAGCCAAAAAGATTTCGATTTTGATATGATTGGAAATATGTCTAGTTTAGATAAGGTAATGGGGGCATTTATGTATGATGAAAATGGACCGTTAGAGGGTCATATTGAAAGTTTTGAACGCCTGCTTCAACGACGAATGCCACAAGACCAAGTGGATATTGTCATGGAGTACTTAGCACAGAAAACCGATAAATATACATATCTAAAACATGATGAAGCCTTCTTTTACCTAGATAATGATAGATATTTAGTACGGTTACATGAAATCGTTACTTTTGAAGGCACGCAATATGAACAAGCTATTGCTGTGAACTTTAACATCTGGTATCGGGATCAGAACTTTATTGATACCTATGAGAAGAATATTACCCAGATTATGCCTTATACGGATGTCGTCATTTATCGGTAG
- a CDS encoding class III extradiol ring-cleavage dioxygenase: MEQQAYSNQGQAIYFSHGGGPLPLLEDPSHKGMIDFMRELPLMLKKPEAIVVFSAHWEEAVVTIQSNQEPRLMYDYYGFPKEAYSIEYGCKGHHVLAKKIETLLNQAQIECRLDDERPYDHGSYIPLKLMYPEADIPVIQVSLHANLDADTHLLVGKSLSPLLQENILFIGSGFSFHNMRAFDFSGQDKVDSENNEFQDWLIDLCCDELDETNRWEMAKRWEKAPHARYCHPRQEHLVPIFVCIGLSGKKGKKVFDDYILGKRATAFYWDSE, encoded by the coding sequence ATGGAGCAACAGGCATATTCTAATCAAGGACAAGCTATTTATTTTTCCCACGGAGGAGGACCACTGCCACTATTAGAAGACCCTTCACACAAAGGTATGATTGACTTTATGCGAGAGCTTCCATTAATGTTGAAAAAACCAGAAGCCATCGTTGTCTTTAGTGCCCATTGGGAAGAAGCGGTAGTCACCATTCAAAGCAATCAAGAACCGAGGCTCATGTACGATTATTACGGTTTTCCCAAGGAAGCCTATTCCATTGAATATGGATGTAAGGGGCATCATGTACTTGCAAAAAAAATTGAGACACTTTTAAATCAAGCGCAGATTGAATGTCGTTTAGATGATGAGCGACCCTATGATCATGGATCTTATATACCGCTTAAATTGATGTATCCAGAAGCAGATATCCCTGTTATACAAGTGTCTTTACATGCTAACTTAGATGCAGATACACATCTTTTGGTGGGAAAATCACTTTCGCCATTATTACAAGAAAATATTCTATTTATTGGTTCGGGCTTCTCATTTCATAACATGCGAGCATTTGATTTTTCAGGACAAGATAAAGTTGATTCTGAAAATAATGAGTTTCAAGATTGGCTTATAGATTTGTGTTGCGATGAACTGGATGAAACTAACAGATGGGAGATGGCAAAACGTTGGGAAAAAGCGCCACATGCTAGATATTGCCATCCAAGACAAGAGCATCTTGTTCCTATTTTTGTCTGTATTGGTTTAAGTGGAAAAAAAGGGAAAAAAGTGTTTGATGATTATATTCTCGGAAAAAGAGCAACAGCATTTTATTGGGACAGCGAGTAA
- a CDS encoding CAP-associated domain-containing protein produces the protein MKNTLFTLLLVSCLVCLQSNVSLGQESPSPWAHDEVFQAQELNLLDEHMMTRFQMEITREEFIELIIPLYEQMTNSQIDIERTQEFSDSNNPRVIRARALGIIYGTGDNRFYPKATITRQEMAVMLYRLLLKVDEDMVVQQSTSDATVLYEFTDMHTIDSWATDAVVFMYEQDIMTGDNRHRIKPLQKATKEEAIMLIYRSYLRFEDEITLGMSFEQLKVFLGEPTQSVASEYGFSWYLFASDYGRYLQAGVQDGIVVALYTESRLYSFVHAFLGEKVASTIKTENSDEDYIKIFYDQQRDDLAYGVLWIDKHANVPVNQKLDANQRQILGHSYEIQLYHLVNVARHKAGKFLVIWDEQAAKAAYLHSQEMAEYAYTSHTSIDGKRLEDRLKEQGITSSIHAENIASNQNAIFTHERLINTWRYRINILGDMTKIGIGTYIIEDTTDRIYHTQVFYE, from the coding sequence ATGAAAAATACGTTGTTCACATTATTGCTGGTCAGCTGTTTGGTTTGCTTGCAAAGCAATGTTAGTTTGGGGCAGGAAAGTCCTTCCCCATGGGCACACGACGAAGTTTTTCAAGCGCAAGAATTAAACCTATTAGATGAACACATGATGACTAGATTTCAAATGGAGATTACACGAGAAGAGTTTATTGAACTGATTATACCGCTATATGAGCAAATGACTAATTCACAGATCGATATAGAGAGGACACAAGAATTTAGTGATTCGAATAATCCAAGGGTAATACGCGCAAGAGCGCTGGGGATTATATATGGAACGGGGGACAATCGGTTTTATCCAAAAGCTACAATTACACGGCAAGAGATGGCTGTAATGCTTTATCGTTTGTTGCTCAAAGTAGATGAAGACATGGTTGTTCAACAATCAACTTCAGATGCAACTGTATTATATGAATTTACAGATATGCATACAATTGATTCGTGGGCAACTGATGCAGTTGTTTTTATGTATGAGCAAGACATAATGACCGGTGATAATAGACATCGTATAAAACCTCTACAAAAAGCAACAAAAGAAGAAGCTATAATGCTAATATATAGAAGCTATCTACGTTTTGAAGATGAAATCACACTAGGGATGTCTTTTGAACAATTAAAAGTCTTCTTAGGCGAGCCAACACAGAGTGTAGCTAGCGAATACGGATTTTCGTGGTACTTATTTGCATCAGATTATGGTCGCTATCTTCAAGCAGGCGTACAAGATGGAATTGTTGTGGCTTTATATACAGAAAGCCGACTATATAGTTTTGTGCATGCTTTTTTAGGGGAAAAAGTAGCTAGTACTATAAAAACAGAAAATAGTGATGAAGACTATATTAAAATTTTTTATGATCAACAACGCGACGATTTGGCATATGGTGTTCTTTGGATTGATAAACATGCTAACGTGCCGGTGAATCAAAAACTTGATGCTAATCAAAGGCAAATACTAGGGCATAGTTATGAGATACAATTATATCATCTAGTGAATGTTGCAAGGCATAAGGCAGGAAAGTTCTTGGTCATCTGGGATGAACAAGCAGCTAAAGCAGCTTATTTACATAGTCAAGAGATGGCGGAGTATGCGTATACATCGCATACAAGTATTGATGGTAAGCGCCTTGAAGACCGTTTAAAAGAACAAGGGATTACTTCAAGCATTCACGCAGAAAATATTGCATCCAATCAAAATGCAATTTTTACACATGAACGGTTGATAAATACGTGGAGATACCGAATAAATATCTTGGGTGACATGACAAAAATTGGTATTGGAACGTATATTATAGAGGACACAACAGATCGCATCTACCACACACAAGTTTTTTATGAATAG